DNA sequence from the Pseudoduganella plicata genome:
GCATTCCATGCGCCGCTTTCAGCGGCAGCACGCCCGCCCACACGGGAAGCTGCATGTCTTCCTCGTCATCCTTCGGCGGCCCCGTGCGCGTCTTGCAGGCCGCTTCCGCCAGCGCGATGCGCATGACGGTGGTGGCGGCGTATTCCTTGTCGTTGCCGGCGCGGACTTCACGCTGCCGGCCTGGCGCCATGTGCTCCATGAACGCTTCCATCGCCACGCGCTTGTGCGCCTCGTCCACGGCCTCGAAGCGCCCGTAGATCATCGCCGAGCGATAGTTCATCGAGTGATTGAACGCCGCGCGCGCCAGCACGAGACCATCGACGTGCGTGATCGTCACGCAGCATTCCTGCTCCTGCAGTCGTTTCAGCATCCTGCTGCCGTTGGAGCCGTGGATATACAGCCAGTCGCCGTCGCGCCAGCATGCCGTCGGGATGCAGTGGCTGCCATTGGCGTCGGCAAAGGCGATGTGGCAGACATAGGCACTGTCGACGATCGCGTGCAGCAGGGTGCGGTCATAGGACGCATAGTCGGCGACGCGTTTCACCTGCGTGCGGGGCGTGGGGGCGGAAGGTTTATTCATGATCTCCAGTCGGTTGGTTGAAGCCGCAATATAATGGCTAGGCTGGCTCCTGCAACAGGTCCAGCGATCATTAATCAAATGGAGCCACGATGGATTACGCGCTGCTGCTGTCAAGCTTCGACCGGGAACATGGCCACCGCAGCTGGCCGCGCCAGCGCCTGCTGCACGAATGCCTGCGCTGGGCGATCCGCGACGGCACGCTGGCGCCGGGCACGCGGCTGGTGGCAACGCGCACTTTGGCCAGTGAACTGGGCGTGGCCCGCAATACCGTGCTGTATGCGTATGAGCAGTTGGCCAGCGAGGGCTTTGTCGTCCCGGACCGGCGCGGCACCGTGGTCGCGCAGCTGGCCGCGGCGGGCGGTAACCGCAAGACAGCGCCGGTGCCGCAGGCGGGATTGTCGCGCCGCGCGCGCAACCTGCGCCACGTCAGCAACAGCGCCAGCGACGGGATGCCGTTCGTGCCGGGCGTGCCGGACTTGGCCAGTTTTCCGCTGGCCCTTTGGCGCCGCCTGCTGGACCGGGCCTGGCGCGGCCTCGATACCGCACAGCTGAATTACAGCGATCCGGCCGGCGAGCCGGCATTGCGGGCCGCGATCGCGGATCATCTGCGGGCGTCGCGCGGCGTCGTCTGCGAAGCGGCCCAGGTATTCATCACGGACGGAAGCCAGAGCAGCCTCGATCTGTGCGCGCGGGCGTGCGCCGACGAAGGCGACGTCGTCTGGATCGAGAATCCCGGCTATGGAGGTGCGCTGGCCGCCTTCCGTGGTGCCGGGCTGACGATCGAGGGCATCGACGTGGATGAGGAAGGCATGGCGCCCACGGTCCAGGACTGGCGCACGCGTCCCCCGCGCCTGGTCTACGCCACGCCTTCGCATCAGTATCCGGTGGGGACGGTGCTGTCGCTGGCGCGGCGCATGGCGCTGATCGACGGTGCGCGTGCGGCGGGTGCGCTGATCGTCGAAGACGACTACGACAGCGAATTTCGCCACGACGGTCCACCGTTGGCCGCGATGCAGGGCCTGGCG
Encoded proteins:
- the pdxR gene encoding MocR-like pyridoxine biosynthesis transcription factor PdxR is translated as MDYALLLSSFDREHGHRSWPRQRLLHECLRWAIRDGTLAPGTRLVATRTLASELGVARNTVLYAYEQLASEGFVVPDRRGTVVAQLAAAGGNRKTAPVPQAGLSRRARNLRHVSNSASDGMPFVPGVPDLASFPLALWRRLLDRAWRGLDTAQLNYSDPAGEPALRAAIADHLRASRGVVCEAAQVFITDGSQSSLDLCARACADEGDVVWIENPGYGGALAAFRGAGLTIEGIDVDEEGMAPTVQDWRTRPPRLVYATPSHQYPVGTVLSLARRMALIDGARAAGALIVEDDYDSEFRHDGPPLAAMQGLAPDAPVLYCGTFSKTMFPGMRIGFLVVPPELAPQLAAMRAQSAAAGRVAEQLALAQFLTSGQFALHLRRMRRLYRQRRDALVAALELHLGRIAEVHGASAGMHLSLRFTDAALSDVAIVERAREEGIVVNALSTHAVQGTTAWNGLMLGYAQVPAERMEELVKRLAAVIHLAAYKTGDRLRFSVNR
- a CDS encoding pyridoxamine 5'-phosphate oxidase family protein, which codes for MNKPSAPTPRTQVKRVADYASYDRTLLHAIVDSAYVCHIAFADANGSHCIPTACWRDGDWLYIHGSNGSRMLKRLQEQECCVTITHVDGLVLARAAFNHSMNYRSAMIYGRFEAVDEAHKRVAMEAFMEHMAPGRQREVRAGNDKEYAATTVMRIALAEAACKTRTGPPKDDEEDMQLPVWAGVLPLKAAHGMPVVDEGCTVPAPAYVQAWRG